Proteins co-encoded in one Methanobrevibacter sp. genomic window:
- a CDS encoding site-2 protease family protein: protein MNGIWYYVIAFILIWILSLTFKKQLTNHGFEIEFPVIMWKTKRLRGFINGIANLSPKFWKWFMTIGLIICYGAMVLMTYTLIQSLSTIVEAPQVSIVLPGVDMPGSTIYVPFSYGLIGLATVIIVHEFSHGILARVEKINIKSIGLLLFAVLPGAFVEPDEEELKEASRLARLRVYTAGSMANITLALIAILICSAVSTMIIPNEFSEDGISISRVIEGSPADKVLKEGMIIESIDNKSVGSSNEYLNIVANTTPHQNLSIVTDQGEYVINLDKNPSNDTRGYIGIQATKHYELNKDVSAVWGNQLPWIWFSVAELFQWIFILNIGIGLFNLLPLKPLDGGHMFEILLSYKLKEETYKPIVKAVSIILAIIIVVSIIYSFL from the coding sequence ATGAATGGTATTTGGTATTATGTTATAGCTTTCATCTTAATCTGGATATTGTCTTTAACATTTAAAAAGCAACTTACCAATCATGGATTTGAAATTGAATTTCCAGTCATAATGTGGAAAACAAAAAGGCTGAGAGGATTTATTAACGGAATTGCGAATCTTTCTCCAAAATTTTGGAAATGGTTCATGACAATTGGGCTGATAATCTGTTATGGGGCCATGGTCTTAATGACATATACTCTGATTCAATCCTTATCCACCATTGTTGAGGCACCTCAAGTTTCAATTGTTCTGCCTGGTGTGGACATGCCCGGTTCGACAATATATGTTCCATTTAGCTATGGATTAATAGGTCTTGCAACCGTTATAATCGTCCATGAATTTTCACATGGTATTTTGGCCAGAGTTGAAAAAATCAACATTAAATCAATCGGTTTATTATTATTCGCTGTTCTTCCAGGAGCATTTGTAGAGCCCGATGAAGAAGAATTAAAAGAAGCAAGCAGATTAGCACGTTTAAGAGTTTATACTGCAGGTTCAATGGCAAACATTACATTGGCACTTATTGCGATATTGATTTGTTCTGCCGTATCAACAATGATAATCCCGAACGAGTTTTCAGAGGACGGTATTTCAATATCAAGAGTAATTGAAGGTTCCCCTGCAGATAAGGTTTTAAAGGAAGGAATGATTATCGAGTCAATTGACAATAAATCTGTAGGTTCTTCCAACGAATATTTAAATATAGTTGCCAATACAACTCCCCATCAAAATCTTTCTATTGTAACTGATCAGGGAGAATATGTGATTAATCTTGATAAAAATCCATCAAATGATACTAGAGGATATATTGGAATTCAAGCAACTAAACACTATGAATTAAACAAAGATGTCTCAGCCGTATGGGGGAATCAACTTCCTTGGATTTGGTTTTCAGTAGCTGAGCTATTCCAATGGATTTTTATATTGAATATTGGAATTGGATTATTTAATTTACTTCCATTAAAACCATTGGATGGCGGACACATGTTTGAAATTCTTCTAAGCTATAAATTGAAAGAAGAAACATATAAGCCAATCGTAAAAGCAGTTTCAATTATATTGGCCATTATTATAGTTGTAAGTATTATTTATAGTTTCTTATAG
- a CDS encoding V4R domain-containing protein, giving the protein MYYLSIKVGVNITNLKPVQFFSNKQGNIGINVVKSPVKLTILEMLRNNEMEFEEIVRNTGKSKSTISVHLKSLREENIISYKIDSNDNRKKIFYLNSEYLGSMDVSSSRVEDENVNVFIKELIASDEPFSTLLYQTFRSMLIKEGVNIDPILNNTGKKIGSNLFEELYSKNLDDFIDNISQYWENKGLGILTSELGQIIKISTKDCFECKCLPRTGRPICYLDAGIFESLFSLYFDMPVKVTEIKCYTMGDEMCTFEIEALGK; this is encoded by the coding sequence ATATATTATTTATCAATAAAAGTAGGTGTAAACATTACTAATCTAAAACCTGTTCAATTTTTCTCTAATAAACAAGGAAATATAGGAATTAATGTTGTTAAAAGTCCAGTAAAATTGACTATCTTGGAAATGTTGAGAAATAATGAGATGGAATTTGAGGAGATTGTTAGAAATACTGGAAAATCTAAATCTACCATTTCTGTCCATTTAAAATCTTTAAGGGAAGAAAATATAATTTCTTATAAGATTGATTCAAATGATAATAGAAAGAAGATTTTTTATTTGAATTCCGAATATTTGGGGTCTATGGATGTTTCCAGTAGTAGAGTTGAGGATGAGAATGTAAATGTTTTTATTAAAGAGCTAATTGCCTCTGATGAGCCATTTTCTACTTTATTATATCAAACTTTCAGATCAATGTTAATCAAAGAAGGAGTAAATATTGATCCTATTTTAAACAATACTGGGAAAAAAATAGGTTCCAACTTGTTTGAAGAATTATATTCTAAGAACTTAGATGATTTTATTGATAACATATCTCAATATTGGGAAAATAAGGGCCTTGGAATTTTAACATCTGAACTAGGCCAAATTATAAAGATTTCTACTAAAGATTGTTTTGAGTGTAAATGTCTTCCAAGAACTGGTAGACCAATTTGCTATTTGGATGCAGGAATTTTCGAATCCTTGTTTAGCCTATACTTTGACATGCCTGTAAAAGTAACTGAAATCAAATGTTACACAATGGGAGATGAAATGTGCACATTTGAAATCGAAGCTTTAGGTAAATAA
- the purL gene encoding phosphoribosylformylglycinamidine synthase subunit PurL codes for MVLEDSEIEYIQGILKREMNSLEEGMLDVMFSEHCSYKSSRPMLRCFPTEGENIILGPGDDAGLVSVTDKYALAVGMESHNHPSAIEPYGGAGTGIGGILRDIISMGAMPIALLDSLRFGPLDDEKSRYLFEHVVKGISDYGNRVGVPTVAGEVEFDESFRTNPLVNVMCVGLVEKDKIVRGIAPNVGDVFFLMGGTTGRDGIHGVTFASEELTSDSETEDRPAVQVADPFTKKRVLEASLEILENIDVSGVKDLGGGGLTCCISELADSSQNGAKVDLRAIPLREDGMTPYEIMLSESQERMVFVLNPDDVEKAQEICDKHEIVSTVIGEVTEGNNMVIIDDGEELANLPTILLADPPSIDRDLEEIPENMDKIEVDHVDIEESLIKILSSPNIASKQWVYKQYDHEVQVRTVVKPGDDAAVLRIDDETAIALTTDSNTIHTKLSPYHGGAGSVAEAIRNVISMGATPYAVVDCLNFGNPEKPDVLWQFKTCIEGMSEVADKFNAPVISGNVSFYNETEGVKINPTPAVGVIGVENIENIRTMDFKDEGDKILIIGETYDELGGSEYLRTVYDIEDGMAPRVRVDQEVSNGETILNIIEEDSDKNITAVHDVSAGGIIIALSEMALKSGIGCEVDVTSIPTNDELDVAELLYSESHGRYIVTVKSDAVDEILEKINVPVAVIGEVKGDSLKLSENVDISVKELDDAYHGVLEKYMAF; via the coding sequence ATGGTTTTAGAAGATTCTGAAATTGAATATATTCAAGGAATTCTTAAAAGAGAAATGAACTCTTTAGAAGAGGGAATGTTAGATGTAATGTTTTCAGAGCACTGTTCTTATAAAAGCAGCAGACCAATGCTCAGATGTTTCCCAACTGAAGGAGAAAATATTATATTGGGTCCTGGTGATGATGCAGGACTTGTATCAGTAACCGATAAATATGCATTGGCTGTTGGAATGGAAAGTCATAATCACCCATCAGCTATTGAACCTTATGGGGGAGCAGGAACTGGTATTGGTGGAATTTTAAGAGATATTATATCTATGGGTGCAATGCCAATTGCATTACTTGATTCACTTCGTTTTGGACCATTGGATGATGAAAAATCAAGATACCTGTTTGAACATGTTGTAAAAGGGATATCAGACTACGGAAATAGAGTAGGTGTCCCTACAGTTGCAGGAGAAGTTGAATTTGATGAATCTTTTAGAACTAACCCTCTTGTAAATGTTATGTGTGTAGGACTTGTTGAAAAAGATAAAATCGTAAGGGGTATAGCTCCCAATGTTGGAGATGTATTCTTTTTGATGGGTGGAACTACCGGTCGTGATGGTATTCATGGAGTTACCTTTGCATCTGAGGAACTTACTTCCGACAGTGAAACTGAAGACCGTCCAGCAGTACAGGTTGCTGATCCATTCACCAAAAAAAGAGTGCTTGAAGCTTCATTGGAAATTTTAGAAAACATTGATGTTAGTGGTGTTAAAGACTTAGGTGGTGGAGGTTTAACTTGTTGTATATCTGAACTTGCAGACTCTTCACAAAATGGTGCTAAAGTAGATTTGAGGGCAATTCCTTTAAGAGAAGATGGAATGACACCATATGAAATCATGCTTTCTGAATCACAAGAAAGAATGGTATTTGTATTAAATCCTGATGATGTTGAAAAAGCTCAAGAAATATGTGATAAACACGAAATCGTTTCCACTGTTATTGGGGAAGTTACCGAAGGAAACAATATGGTTATTATTGATGATGGGGAAGAGTTAGCTAACCTTCCAACAATTCTTTTAGCTGATCCGCCATCAATTGACCGTGATTTAGAAGAGATTCCTGAAAACATGGATAAAATAGAAGTAGATCATGTTGATATAGAAGAATCCTTGATTAAGATTTTATCTTCACCAAATATTGCAAGTAAACAGTGGGTATACAAACAATACGACCATGAAGTTCAAGTAAGGACTGTGGTAAAACCTGGTGATGATGCTGCTGTTTTAAGAATCGATGATGAAACTGCTATTGCACTTACAACCGATTCCAATACAATTCATACCAAATTGTCTCCATACCATGGTGGAGCAGGTTCTGTTGCAGAAGCTATTCGTAACGTAATTTCAATGGGAGCTACTCCTTATGCTGTCGTTGACTGTCTTAACTTTGGAAATCCTGAAAAACCTGACGTATTATGGCAATTCAAAACTTGTATTGAGGGAATGTCAGAGGTTGCTGACAAATTCAATGCGCCAGTTATTAGTGGAAATGTAAGTTTCTACAATGAAACAGAAGGAGTTAAAATTAATCCAACACCTGCAGTGGGTGTTATTGGTGTTGAAAACATTGAAAACATCAGAACCATGGACTTTAAAGATGAAGGAGATAAAATATTAATAATTGGTGAAACCTATGATGAGTTAGGCGGATCCGAATATTTAAGAACAGTTTATGATATTGAAGATGGAATGGCTCCAAGAGTAAGAGTTGATCAAGAAGTATCTAATGGTGAGACAATTTTAAATATTATTGAAGAGGATTCTGATAAGAATATTACTGCAGTTCATGATGTATCTGCAGGTGGAATCATCATTGCCCTTTCTGAGATGGCTCTAAAATCAGGAATTGGTTGTGAAGTTGATGTGACTTCAATTCCAACTAATGATGAATTGGATGTAGCTGAACTTTTATACAGCGAATCTCATGGAAGATATATTGTAACCGTAAAATCAGATGCTGTTGATGAAATATTAGAAAAAATTAATGTTCCAGTTGCAGTAATCGGTGAAGTTAAAGGAGATTCATTAAAATTATCAGAAAATGTAGATATTTCTGTTAAAGAATTAGATGATGCTTATCATGGAGTATTGGAAAAGTATATGGCTTTTTAA
- a CDS encoding FprA family A-type flavoprotein — MKANAQKIGEGVYWIGVLDWDLRSYHGYTLDGTTYNAFLIFGDEHVALIDNAYPGKTAEMMARIEDAFEQEGRDEVIVDYIIQNHVELDHSGVLVDLHKRFPEAPIYCSKIAVDGLLNHYPALEGADFITVGTGDTLEFDGRTLAFLDAFLLHWPDSMFTLLVEDGILFPNDAFGQHLCYNKRFDTDIPEYVLMDATQKFYANLITPLSKLVLKKFQEVIDLGLLEGIKMIAPSHGQIWTDPMKVIDAYTKWATGECEDKITIIYDTMHYSTQAMAHEIAEGVIAAGYDVEMYFLHEDERSEIVKSILTSKGIALGDPTINDVPFPSVGDILLYLKGLRFDRTGIERKAITFGSMGGKGGAPEELAKALDEYGFSVIDSQEIKFRPNESDNTTSFDLGKKLVEACKKL; from the coding sequence ATGAAAGCAAATGCCCAAAAAATAGGCGAAGGCGTATATTGGATTGGTGTGCTCGACTGGGACTTAAGAAGTTACCACGGATACACCTTAGACGGAACAACTTACAATGCATTTCTCATTTTCGGTGACGAGCATGTAGCATTAATTGACAATGCATACCCTGGAAAAACCGCAGAAATGATGGCTCGTATCGAAGATGCATTCGAACAAGAAGGAAGAGATGAAGTAATTGTTGATTACATTATTCAAAACCATGTTGAATTAGATCACAGTGGTGTCCTCGTAGATTTACATAAAAGATTCCCAGAAGCACCAATTTACTGTTCAAAAATTGCTGTTGACGGACTCTTAAATCATTATCCTGCACTTGAAGGCGCAGATTTCATAACTGTTGGAACTGGTGATACTTTAGAATTTGATGGAAGAACTTTAGCATTCCTCGATGCATTTTTATTACATTGGCCGGACAGCATGTTTACATTACTTGTTGAAGATGGAATTTTATTCCCAAATGATGCTTTTGGTCAACACTTATGTTACAACAAAAGATTCGATACTGACATCCCAGAATATGTATTAATGGATGCAACTCAAAAATTCTATGCTAACTTAATTACACCACTTTCAAAACTTGTTCTTAAAAAATTCCAAGAAGTTATTGATCTTGGATTACTTGAAGGTATTAAAATGATTGCACCATCACACGGTCAAATTTGGACCGACCCTATGAAAGTAATTGACGCTTATACCAAATGGGCAACCGGTGAGTGCGAAGACAAAATCACAATTATCTACGATACCATGCATTACTCCACACAAGCAATGGCACACGAAATTGCTGAAGGAGTAATAGCTGCTGGATACGACGTTGAAATGTACTTCTTACACGAAGATGAAAGAAGTGAAATCGTGAAAAGTATTTTAACCAGTAAAGGAATCGCATTAGGTGACCCTACCATTAACGATGTACCATTCCCAAGTGTTGGAGACATCTTATTATACTTAAAAGGTCTCAGATTTGACAGAACAGGCATTGAAAGAAAAGCTATAACCTTCGGTTCCATGGGTGGAAAAGGAGGAGCTCCTGAAGAACTTGCAAAAGCTCTTGATGAATATGGATTCAGTGTAATAGACAGTCAAGAAATTAAATTCAGACCAAATGAAAGTGACAATACCACTAGCTTTGACTTAGGTAAAAAATTAGTTGAAGCATGTAAAAAATTATAG
- a CDS encoding helicase C-terminal domain-containing protein produces the protein MSDSIFCPNCGMLKSNCQCGTSKSSSLKNYNADKSSSNSNGNTNLFSFQTKKPSSVVVDDEIPEVYSIDEHRLDQDIIDGLKKQYSYIDDEIIENFPFPEPRTGQLNIIQDILDAIRKGYKYIILEAGTGTGKSAIATTLAKIYESAYILTMTKQLQKQYSNEFEFPLVKGRSNFACLNDQLDSTCDMGTCKSTPRSAKFVCPYGVAANPTLDGEFAFDSYGGSIFYQSPDHCHYWEQKANAINSPITIMNYDYALAELNYVKHFRKRSLLILDEAHNIENKLMGSLEVNLYNHILEKDINKAISKQTLKDGEVEDWILEVEAIADHYDEIDTKELSASKADKIESMIGRLNKLSNNLKNEPKNWVIDTNENGVSFKPLKVHHYAKSNLLQYGDVVIFMSATILSHKLFAKWLGINPNEIYQIKVDSPFEREKRPIILDLAGKMSKNRIKQTAPKTIPILEKILKKHRYDKGLIHTNSYKCQQYINKHFNNSRLIAHTPNNREAVLEYFEKDENPLVLVSPSMSEGVDLPYDKCRFQIIYKVPFPYLGDLQVNMRQKRDKRWYAYKTVMTLMQAYGRGMRAEDDSCYTYILDSDINILFKSPLYKSLVPDFFKEAVVRLKD, from the coding sequence ATGTCTGATTCTATATTTTGTCCAAATTGTGGTATGTTAAAATCCAATTGTCAATGTGGAACTAGCAAATCTAGTTCACTAAAAAATTATAATGCTGATAAATCTAGTTCAAATTCTAATGGAAATACGAATTTATTTAGTTTCCAAACAAAAAAACCTTCAAGTGTAGTTGTGGATGACGAAATTCCGGAGGTTTATTCTATTGATGAACATCGATTGGATCAGGATATTATAGATGGGCTTAAAAAACAATATTCTTATATTGATGATGAAATCATTGAGAATTTTCCATTTCCTGAGCCTAGAACTGGTCAGTTAAATATCATTCAAGATATTCTGGATGCAATTAGAAAAGGATATAAATATATTATTTTGGAAGCGGGAACAGGAACAGGAAAATCTGCAATAGCTACAACTCTTGCTAAAATATATGAATCTGCTTATATTTTGACAATGACCAAACAGCTTCAAAAACAGTATTCTAATGAGTTTGAATTTCCATTGGTTAAAGGAAGGAGCAATTTTGCTTGTTTAAATGACCAATTGGATTCTACTTGCGATATGGGTACTTGTAAATCTACTCCAAGATCAGCTAAATTTGTCTGTCCTTATGGTGTGGCTGCAAATCCAACTTTAGATGGGGAATTTGCTTTTGACTCTTATGGAGGTTCTATTTTTTACCAATCTCCGGATCATTGTCATTATTGGGAACAGAAGGCAAATGCAATCAATTCTCCAATAACTATCATGAATTATGATTATGCTTTGGCTGAATTAAATTATGTTAAACATTTCAGGAAACGTTCTTTATTAATTCTTGATGAGGCACATAATATTGAAAATAAGTTAATGGGTTCTTTAGAGGTTAACTTATATAATCATATCTTAGAAAAAGACATTAACAAAGCTATTTCCAAACAAACTCTTAAAGATGGTGAAGTGGAAGATTGGATTCTTGAAGTTGAAGCCATAGCTGATCATTATGATGAAATTGATACTAAAGAGTTGTCAGCTAGTAAAGCGGACAAAATAGAATCAATGATTGGAAGATTGAATAAGCTTTCAAATAATCTTAAAAATGAGCCTAAAAATTGGGTTATTGACACAAATGAAAATGGCGTTTCATTTAAACCGTTAAAGGTTCATCATTATGCTAAAAGTAATCTTTTGCAGTATGGTGACGTGGTTATTTTCATGAGTGCAACAATTTTGTCTCATAAATTATTTGCAAAATGGTTAGGTATAAATCCTAATGAAATTTATCAAATAAAGGTAGACAGTCCTTTCGAACGTGAAAAAAGACCAATCATTTTGGATTTGGCTGGAAAAATGTCAAAAAATAGAATTAAACAAACAGCTCCTAAAACTATTCCTATTTTGGAGAAAATTCTTAAAAAACATAGATATGATAAGGGTCTTATTCATACAAATAGTTACAAGTGTCAACAATATATCAATAAACACTTCAATAATTCACGTTTAATAGCTCATACTCCTAATAATCGTGAAGCTGTTTTGGAGTATTTTGAAAAGGATGAAAATCCTCTGGTACTAGTTTCACCATCAATGAGTGAAGGAGTTGATCTTCCATATGATAAATGTAGATTCCAAATTATCTACAAGGTTCCATTCCCATATCTTGGAGATTTACAAGTCAATATGCGTCAAAAAAGAGATAAAAGATGGTATGCCTATAAAACAGTAATGACATTAATGCAAGCTTACGGAAGAGGTATGCGTGCAGAGGATGATTCATGTTATACATACATCTTAGATAGTGACATTAATATCTTATTTAAGAGTCCTCTTTACAAATCATTGGTTCCTGATTTTTTCAAAGAGGCGGTTGTAAGATTAAAAGATTAA
- a CDS encoding ferritin family protein: MAIKYEHKIGSTKGTGVEKEVQNNFMGETQEVGMYLAMSRQASRAGYGELAEVFKRLAWEEAEHAARFCEMNGVIGDDLKANIEMMLEGERMANAEKREAAEIAEAEGLEDAATFFMESSKDEGRHYKILEGILERYF, translated from the coding sequence ATGGCAATTAAATATGAACATAAAATTGGATCAACTAAAGGAACTGGTGTAGAAAAAGAAGTACAAAACAATTTCATGGGAGAAACCCAAGAAGTAGGTATGTACCTTGCAATGTCTAGACAAGCATCTAGAGCAGGTTACGGAGAATTAGCTGAAGTATTCAAAAGATTAGCTTGGGAAGAAGCAGAACACGCTGCTAGATTCTGTGAAATGAACGGTGTTATCGGAGACGACCTCAAAGCAAACATCGAAATGATGTTAGAAGGGGAAAGAATGGCAAACGCTGAAAAAAGAGAAGCTGCTGAAATCGCTGAAGCTGAAGGTCTCGAAGACGCTGCAACCTTCTTTATGGAAAGTTCCAAAGACGAAGGTCGTCACTACAAAATCTTAGAAGGAATCTTAGAAAGATACTTCTAA
- the glp gene encoding gephyrin-like molybdotransferase Glp, with protein MFLSKLDSINEAREKIYSHQKVMGSEVVPLKEAHKRVLAEEILSFHDSPPFDKSAMDGFAVKAENTFGASNSAPKTFKIVDMIGAGSESNKTVGENEAIIIATGAPIPDGADAVLMKEYTTTEGDEVTITSQVTPGENVSPKAEDIKKGDVVLPPNTFIRYQEMGLIASAGYGEVKVYEKPRVKLIITGNELVEPTKEDLKPAQIINSNQFTISSMIEDSGAVFSIGRARDTFEDVKIAIEEASKEYDVVMTTGGTALSKGDVVLDVVEDLGEVLLHGVSIRPGKPFGAGIVNDTMVFAFSGQPVAAMSQFDMFARKYLFEMQGRKFDFEIVERVSQLKIPSQLGRTDFIRAVSDDDTAKHVLNRGSGIIRSMVEANSYIIIDENDEGYQKDDIIDVVFFDSMTW; from the coding sequence ATGTTTCTTTCTAAATTAGATTCAATTAATGAGGCACGTGAGAAAATTTATTCTCATCAAAAAGTAATGGGAAGTGAAGTTGTTCCTTTAAAAGAAGCTCATAAAAGAGTATTGGCTGAAGAAATTTTATCTTTTCATGATTCTCCTCCATTCGATAAATCTGCTATGGATGGTTTTGCTGTAAAGGCTGAGAATACTTTTGGCGCTTCTAATTCAGCACCTAAAACTTTCAAAATTGTTGATATGATTGGTGCTGGTTCTGAATCTAATAAAACAGTGGGAGAAAACGAAGCTATTATAATAGCTACAGGAGCACCTATTCCAGATGGGGCTGATGCTGTTTTAATGAAAGAATACACTACAACTGAAGGGGATGAGGTTACAATAACCTCTCAAGTTACTCCTGGTGAGAATGTAAGCCCTAAGGCAGAAGATATTAAAAAAGGAGATGTGGTTTTGCCTCCTAACACTTTTATTAGATATCAGGAAATGGGTCTGATAGCTTCTGCTGGTTATGGGGAAGTTAAAGTTTATGAAAAACCTAGAGTCAAATTGATTATTACTGGAAATGAACTTGTGGAACCAACTAAAGAAGATTTGAAACCTGCACAAATCATTAATTCTAATCAATTTACCATATCATCAATGATAGAAGACTCTGGGGCTGTTTTTAGTATTGGAAGAGCAAGGGATACATTTGAGGATGTTAAAATTGCTATTGAAGAAGCATCTAAAGAGTATGATGTTGTAATGACTACTGGGGGAACTGCATTATCTAAAGGTGATGTTGTTCTTGACGTTGTTGAAGATTTGGGTGAAGTTTTACTTCATGGCGTATCAATTAGACCGGGAAAACCATTTGGTGCTGGAATTGTAAATGATACTATGGTTTTTGCTTTTTCAGGTCAGCCTGTTGCTGCCATGTCTCAATTTGACATGTTTGCCAGGAAATATCTTTTTGAAATGCAAGGTCGCAAATTTGATTTTGAAATTGTTGAAAGGGTATCACAGCTTAAGATTCCTTCACAGCTTGGAAGGACAGATTTCATTAGGGCGGTTTCAGATGATGACACTGCAAAACATGTTTTGAATAGGGGTTCTGGTATAATTCGTTCGATGGTAGAGGCGAACAGCTATATCATAATAGATGAAAATGATGAAGGATATCAGAAAGATGATATAATTGACGTTGTCTTTTTTGATTCAATGACTTGGTAG
- the cobI gene encoding precorrin-2 C(20)-methyltransferase has translation MSEKGKLYGIGVGPGDVELLTLKAARILKTVPVICSPKSAKEKDSIALSIVEPIIDEREDSNKVMLVEPIFPMIENDEQLEKVWDSAAELIAHYLDSGRDVAFVTLGDPSVFSTFSYVQKRLKEKYEVEVIPGITAFTACAAACEIPIVEKNQVLTIVPKIDDRLEEIMNYSDSIVLMKASRNTKELEELIESKNKEKIICSVENCTRENEKIIDGFSEDKPYLTTTLIKFTE, from the coding sequence ATGAGTGAAAAAGGCAAATTATATGGAATAGGTGTAGGTCCTGGAGATGTGGAATTATTAACTTTAAAAGCTGCTAGAATACTTAAAACAGTTCCAGTAATCTGTTCACCAAAATCAGCAAAAGAAAAGGACAGCATTGCATTATCAATTGTTGAACCAATAATTGATGAAAGAGAAGACAGCAACAAAGTAATGCTTGTAGAACCTATTTTTCCGATGATTGAAAATGATGAGCAGTTAGAAAAAGTTTGGGACAGTGCAGCTGAATTAATAGCACACTATCTAGATAGTGGTAGGGACGTTGCATTTGTTACATTAGGTGACCCATCTGTATTCTCAACATTTTCATATGTGCAAAAAAGATTAAAAGAAAAATATGAAGTGGAAGTAATTCCTGGAATTACAGCATTTACTGCATGTGCAGCAGCGTGTGAAATTCCCATTGTTGAGAAAAACCAAGTATTAACCATTGTTCCAAAAATTGATGACAGACTAGAAGAAATAATGAATTATAGTGACTCCATTGTTCTTATGAAAGCTTCTAGAAATACAAAAGAATTGGAAGAGTTAATAGAATCAAAAAATAAAGAAAAAATAATCTGTTCTGTAGAAAATTGTACTCGTGAAAATGAGAAAATAATTGATGGTTTTTCTGAAGATAAACCATACTTAACTACAACTTTAATTAAATTTACAGAATAA